The Neobacillus sp. OS1-2 genome includes a window with the following:
- a CDS encoding cell wall-binding repeat-containing protein, producing the protein MLKKFLTGITSASLFLSIGAGSSFAETTLSGTTYQNPSYQEINKLLTESAIKYDIPPEIAKTLAYQESAWQQFDKNGEPYHASNNDGGIGIMQITNDPRFDQEKLKTDIQYNINAGLQKLDEKFKGIDGKLPILNNNERDILENWYFAILAYNGKVPSNSPIYQADGTMNTKSYQERFYSQLDSANNSMGIHPIPFDFKVSDFTYTENPPLLLLLLFNRNSYSIANHLLHTTKHAFKSNDLVLSAESANFRGAPSTLSGKVKTLPTGKKEAVTILDRFVYDESNKFDPSVDMRNKQYVWYKVKLQDGTIGYTASGGLQPLGKRLSGSTRFETAAAISQEGWPNGSDTVVLARGYDFPDALAGTTLSYQLNAPMLLTHDTQLTETTKNEINRLKAKKVILLGSSDAISSGVEGQLNGMGLQVSRIGGADRFQTATKIAEKMPEKGNTAIVAVGYNYPDALTIAPYAAKMGYPIFLSRTNELPEATKNALIDYKNTIVVGSENAISDEIMGQFNNPVRYGGMNRFETNYNIVNSLFTGKNGKAYIATGYNFADALTGAVLAAKNDAPLLLTYPAQVPDPIKNAIVNKKLHSYNLLGGSDVVGVENQIGEIFQEIGY; encoded by the coding sequence ATGTTAAAAAAATTTCTAACCGGAATTACTTCAGCTTCTCTATTTCTTTCTATTGGAGCAGGCAGTAGTTTTGCAGAGACCACACTTTCCGGCACTACTTATCAAAATCCATCGTATCAAGAGATTAATAAACTGCTAACGGAGTCGGCTATCAAATATGATATCCCTCCGGAAATTGCCAAAACCTTGGCTTATCAGGAAAGTGCCTGGCAGCAATTTGATAAAAACGGAGAGCCGTATCATGCTTCAAATAATGATGGCGGCATTGGGATAATGCAAATTACCAATGATCCAAGATTTGATCAAGAAAAATTGAAAACGGATATCCAGTATAATATTAATGCCGGCTTACAGAAGCTCGATGAAAAGTTTAAAGGAATAGATGGAAAGCTGCCAATATTAAATAATAACGAGCGGGATATTCTTGAAAACTGGTATTTTGCCATCCTTGCTTATAATGGAAAGGTTCCAAGCAACAGCCCTATTTACCAGGCGGATGGAACTATGAATACGAAGAGCTATCAAGAGAGATTTTATAGTCAACTAGACTCGGCCAACAATAGTATGGGGATCCATCCGATTCCATTTGATTTCAAAGTTAGCGACTTTACTTATACGGAAAACCCTCCATTATTATTATTATTATTATTTAACCGAAATTCGTACTCTATCGCCAATCATTTGCTGCATACAACGAAACATGCATTTAAGAGCAATGATCTTGTTCTATCAGCAGAATCTGCAAATTTTAGGGGAGCACCGTCGACCCTTTCAGGAAAAGTTAAAACGCTGCCAACTGGAAAAAAAGAAGCTGTTACCATTTTGGATCGATTCGTTTATGATGAATCCAATAAGTTTGATCCTTCCGTAGATATGCGCAATAAGCAATATGTCTGGTACAAAGTGAAGCTACAGGATGGAACGATTGGGTACACAGCATCCGGCGGTCTGCAGCCGCTTGGCAAAAGACTTTCCGGGTCAACCCGATTTGAAACGGCAGCTGCCATCTCCCAAGAAGGCTGGCCGAACGGGTCAGATACAGTTGTATTGGCACGAGGCTATGATTTCCCGGATGCCCTTGCCGGCACGACACTTTCATACCAACTTAATGCGCCGATGCTGCTAACCCATGATACTCAGTTAACGGAAACGACTAAAAATGAGATCAACCGCTTAAAAGCAAAGAAGGTCATTCTACTCGGTAGTTCAGATGCCATCAGCTCTGGGGTCGAAGGGCAATTGAACGGAATGGGTCTGCAAGTGAGCCGGATTGGCGGAGCGGATCGGTTCCAAACGGCTACAAAAATTGCTGAGAAAATGCCTGAAAAAGGTAACACGGCCATTGTCGCAGTTGGTTATAACTATCCCGATGCATTGACGATTGCACCATATGCAGCCAAAATGGGCTATCCTATTTTTCTTTCAAGAACAAATGAACTTCCTGAGGCAACAAAAAATGCATTAATAGACTATAAAAATACCATTGTTGTAGGTAGTGAGAATGCCATCAGTGATGAAATAATGGGACAATTCAATAACCCTGTGCGCTATGGGGGAATGAATCGCTTTGAAACCAATTACAATATCGTCAATTCCTTATTTACAGGTAAAAATGGAAAGGCCTATATAGCAACAGGCTATAATTTTGCGGATGCATTAACAGGAGCCGTACTGGCAGCGAAAAATGACGCACCGCTCTTATTAACCTATCCTGCCCAGGTACCTGATCCAATCAAGAATGCAATCGTAAACAAAAAGCTGCATTCCTACAACTTACTTGGGGGAAGCGACGTAGTAGGTGTAGAAAACCAAATCGGTGAAATCTTTCAAGAAATTGGTTACTAA
- a CDS encoding cell wall-binding repeat-containing protein, producing the protein MKKLFITLLAVTLVFPFIYLHTANAQKSDYYGYSFEEEPNNDFEFANIIELERRDYGNVYPSFYGEMNINDIDIYQLQLDFPGNLMIEGTARDENRDFQNDGLHLSLLDDQGNIIASSEPVDPKSIYNIGSFLIDAMVKPGNYFIVVESTNESIKEYTFGTELRLGVDRLYGENRYSTAVSISQAGWDTSDTAIITTGGNFPDALCATPLAAKYNAPLLLTEPNVQSLNSEVKAELQRLNVKEVFIVGGTSAISANVETELANSDINVTRLSGADRYETAVKVAEKVGNSGEIAVVTGRNFADALSMSAIAGAKGMPILLTDSQHLPSSLSTFLSINNINKSYVIGGYEAISDSIASKLPKNERIYGDDRYKTNRAIIQRFTSDLDFMISFFATGEKFPDALSGSAFAASLGAPVILTSTEPKGATMELIYENRMEIGGFLILGGENSLPNKTINELMNFANPNITIIKP; encoded by the coding sequence GTGAAAAAACTATTTATTACATTATTGGCGGTAACATTGGTATTTCCTTTTATTTATTTACATACTGCAAATGCCCAAAAAAGCGACTATTACGGGTATTCGTTTGAGGAAGAACCAAATAACGATTTTGAATTTGCCAATATAATTGAATTAGAAAGAAGAGACTATGGTAATGTCTATCCCTCGTTCTATGGTGAAATGAACATAAATGATATTGATATCTATCAACTCCAGCTAGATTTTCCGGGTAATTTGATGATAGAAGGTACTGCTCGTGACGAAAACAGAGACTTTCAAAATGATGGTTTACACTTGAGCTTACTTGATGACCAAGGAAATATCATTGCTAGTAGTGAGCCGGTTGATCCAAAAAGTATTTACAATATTGGTTCATTTCTTATAGATGCCATGGTTAAGCCGGGAAACTACTTTATTGTGGTCGAAAGTACAAATGAATCGATCAAGGAGTACACTTTTGGAACCGAGCTACGCTTAGGCGTTGACCGCCTTTATGGTGAAAACCGTTATAGCACAGCGGTTTCCATCTCACAGGCTGGATGGGATACATCTGACACAGCCATCATTACAACGGGCGGCAACTTCCCAGATGCGCTTTGTGCTACTCCCTTAGCTGCAAAATATAATGCGCCGTTATTATTAACGGAACCAAATGTACAAAGTTTAAATTCTGAAGTCAAAGCGGAGCTTCAACGATTGAACGTAAAGGAAGTATTTATTGTCGGGGGAACATCCGCCATTTCAGCGAATGTCGAAACGGAATTGGCTAACTCTGATATCAATGTTACGAGGCTGAGCGGAGCTGATCGGTATGAAACCGCCGTTAAGGTTGCTGAAAAGGTCGGGAATAGCGGGGAAATCGCAGTTGTAACTGGCAGGAATTTCGCTGATGCCCTATCGATGTCAGCAATTGCCGGAGCAAAAGGGATGCCTATTCTCTTAACAGATAGTCAACATCTTCCATCATCCCTTAGTACTTTTTTAAGCATAAATAACATTAATAAGTCTTATGTAATTGGAGGATACGAGGCCATTTCCGATAGTATTGCATCAAAGCTACCGAAGAATGAGCGTATATATGGGGATGATCGTTATAAAACGAATAGGGCGATCATTCAAAGATTCACATCTGATTTAGATTTCATGATCTCTTTTTTTGCCACGGGCGAGAAATTCCCTGATGCATTATCTGGGTCGGCTTTCGCTGCAAGCTTGGGCGCACCTGTTATCTTAACGAGCACGGAGCCAAAGGGGGCAACCATGGAACTTATCTATGAAAATAGAATGGAAATTGGTGGATTCCTTATCCTTGGGGGAGAAAACTCTTTACCAAATAAAACAATCAACGAATTAATGAATTTTGCCAATCCAAACATCACAATTATAAAACCTTAG
- a CDS encoding SpoIID/LytB domain-containing protein: MALRKMLVFVLLFIVCMSPSFAKAASSTEQVSVKLKNYVGNQTQISLAINGSYLLNNSAPLTAGKNYTVKVENSTTLALYENGVKIGTYQNSFLITPVQYGVSNYANINGRNYLGNMQFTIEAGAYVRPVNTLLLEDYLKGVVPGEMPASWSIEALKAQAVAARTYVKSKSGAVIDDTVSYQAYAGYIWGSSLYNNSSLAVDQTAGKVLRYNGNLISAVYSSSNGGFIESNANYWGSAQVPYLAAKRDPYDPKIPWNIALDKQQINTSQLDLIHPEQWWDKISESQASSAVFRGIKSYVLTNSGAADIKITDISNVSFADEFTKTASGESTGNRTKGTIHIEYFMKDKAGNFVRSISGNQPDINTTTIAGNTRYETSVAISKEGWSGTADTVVLGRGDVHVDAITGAVLAKKYNAPLLLTTSSAIPDIVFNRIKELNPKQIYLLGGEAAISNDVKITLENQGYQVERVNGETRYDTAVEIAKKEEAFSEVFITNGSDTSPDALSIASYAASKQIPIILSNPNWLNESVLQLLQDKQIKKVTLIGGTTALSTNIENQLNVLGISNIERISGETRYDTSIAIANKYNFDKSKIYFAQGRVFIDALPGAVLSAYQNAPVILTEKDSLPQVSKQWIKSLGFRPSIVYLGGNDAISPSGREQIKGALIGDIKKFKLEVNDTKMSVLRSMMGASTFKSYLVTNVQDTSSQFIINGLGYGHGVGMSQYGAKSMADQGFKYDQILGHYYTGASLSN, encoded by the coding sequence TTGGCGCTTAGAAAAATGCTAGTTTTTGTTTTATTATTCATAGTATGCATGTCTCCGAGCTTTGCAAAAGCAGCCAGTTCAACAGAGCAAGTGTCCGTTAAACTAAAGAATTATGTAGGAAATCAAACACAAATTTCTTTAGCTATTAATGGAAGCTATCTGCTTAATAACTCAGCTCCACTGACTGCGGGAAAAAATTACACGGTTAAAGTAGAAAATAGTACAACGTTAGCGTTATACGAAAACGGTGTTAAAATCGGAACCTATCAAAATAGCTTTCTGATTACTCCAGTCCAGTATGGTGTAAGTAACTATGCGAATATTAATGGCAGAAATTATTTAGGTAATATGCAATTTACCATCGAAGCAGGGGCCTATGTTAGACCTGTTAATACGCTTCTGCTTGAAGATTATTTAAAAGGTGTTGTTCCCGGAGAAATGCCTGCTTCATGGTCGATTGAGGCATTAAAGGCACAGGCTGTGGCAGCGAGAACCTATGTAAAATCAAAATCAGGTGCTGTGATTGATGATACAGTTTCATATCAAGCATATGCAGGTTATATTTGGGGCTCAAGTCTTTATAATAACTCGAGTTTAGCAGTAGACCAGACTGCGGGAAAAGTATTAAGGTACAACGGCAATCTTATTTCAGCTGTTTATTCTTCGAGTAATGGCGGCTTCATCGAATCGAATGCAAATTATTGGGGGTCAGCCCAAGTGCCGTACTTGGCGGCAAAAAGAGATCCTTATGATCCGAAGATTCCATGGAACATTGCCTTGGACAAGCAGCAGATCAATACTTCTCAATTAGACTTAATCCATCCTGAACAATGGTGGGACAAAATTTCCGAGTCGCAGGCGAGTTCAGCGGTATTCAGAGGGATAAAATCCTATGTATTGACGAATAGCGGTGCAGCAGATATTAAGATTACAGATATTTCTAACGTGAGTTTTGCGGATGAATTTACAAAAACCGCATCAGGTGAATCTACTGGTAATCGTACCAAAGGGACGATTCATATCGAATATTTTATGAAGGATAAGGCAGGTAATTTCGTTCGGTCAATATCCGGGAACCAGCCAGACATTAATACAACAACAATTGCTGGAAATACCCGTTATGAGACAAGCGTTGCCATATCAAAAGAAGGCTGGTCAGGAACTGCAGATACAGTCGTGCTTGGCCGCGGTGATGTACACGTTGATGCAATTACAGGTGCTGTATTAGCCAAAAAATATAATGCTCCGTTATTATTAACCACCTCATCAGCCATACCAGATATTGTATTTAATAGGATAAAAGAATTAAATCCTAAGCAAATCTATTTGCTTGGCGGTGAAGCGGCAATTTCAAATGATGTTAAAATAACTTTGGAAAACCAAGGTTATCAAGTGGAGCGTGTAAATGGCGAAACTCGTTACGACACTGCAGTGGAGATTGCGAAGAAAGAAGAGGCCTTTTCCGAAGTCTTCATTACAAATGGGTCGGATACTTCGCCTGATGCGCTTTCCATCGCCTCCTATGCAGCGAGTAAGCAAATACCAATTATTCTTTCAAACCCAAATTGGTTAAATGAAAGTGTACTCCAATTATTACAAGATAAACAGATTAAGAAAGTTACTCTAATCGGCGGTACAACTGCACTTTCTACAAATATTGAAAACCAGCTTAATGTCCTTGGTATTAGCAATATTGAAAGAATTAGCGGCGAAACAAGATATGATACAAGTATTGCCATTGCCAATAAATATAACTTTGATAAGAGTAAAATATATTTTGCACAGGGTAGAGTCTTTATCGATGCATTGCCAGGGGCGGTATTATCAGCCTATCAAAATGCTCCGGTAATCCTAACTGAAAAAGATAGTCTTCCACAGGTTTCTAAGCAATGGATTAAGTCATTAGGATTTAGGCCATCTATTGTCTATTTAGGAGGAAATGATGCGATCTCTCCAAGTGGCCGCGAGCAAATTAAAGGAGCACTAATTGGCGATATCAAAAAGTTTAAATTAGAAGTAAATGATACGAAAATGAGTGTGTTAAGAAGCATGATGGGCGCTTCTACCTTTAAAAGCTATCTTGTAACAAATGTCCAAGATACGTCATCACAGTTTATTATTAATGGCCTTGGCTATGGACATGGAGTCGGGATGAGCCAATATGGTGCTAAATCAATGGCGGATCAAGGCTTTAAATATGATCAAATCCTAGGACACTACTATACTGGTGCAAGCTTATCCAATTAA
- a CDS encoding cell wall-binding repeat-containing protein, whose protein sequence is MRVSGKEQLKVLFFFMLFLFIFPASSFAEKLLVIDPGHGGRYSGTCGYSGASTGFCEETANLQVGLKVRDALRNTDIKVVMTRDSDRDFSSASASADLIARMKVANAAVTNNNDNSLFVSIHSNASPSSPYVKGVETYYYDGYNHLQPDYPPDPIQMNYYSESKRLAETVHPTVISYLGAINRGIGNDQSFYVIRNAQMPAILIEMGYMTNRDEEALLKSAAYQQRVAQAIADSVTAFYKVFEVHDENGKIIKTFKTEQEAVNYANQLGTTVSVFDKDKQTYTYLNSKFEVYHRTNGLLKALPTEAAAIDYAEHWRNTRIVSMDTNRTVWSNYLDKKYDVYVNNQVSGSFYDYDSALAYSEGKANIKIVNNKTNDVLWTNIPGVAVTRDVTVSSLSGQTRFETAIKVSNELYPNGFAEDKQQKTVILATGYQFADALSAGPLSNYYEKAPILLTHATVLDEAVKQEISRLGATKVVIVGGQDAIAKTIEDTLVSMQLGVERISGATRYETNLNILQKIGNVNGLFVVYGRNFPDALTVAPIAANKNWGIMLVQEGNVTPSRSLNLNSKNVVIAGGTDAISEKVKQQLASVYPSSSIVRLAGVDRYATNAIINLNFEDSLRSNKVNLTTGKDFPDALASAPLSIGTGSPLVLIGDYLNRNVESQLLEFGSDNVVDQLEVIGGIVNNQLSQSVKNRLK, encoded by the coding sequence ATGAGAGTAAGCGGAAAAGAGCAGTTAAAGGTTTTATTCTTTTTTATGTTATTTTTATTTATCTTTCCAGCTAGTAGTTTTGCAGAAAAGTTACTCGTCATTGATCCAGGACATGGAGGAAGATACTCTGGAACATGCGGGTACTCCGGAGCCAGTACTGGATTCTGTGAAGAGACTGCAAACTTGCAAGTTGGATTGAAAGTTAGGGATGCATTAAGAAACACGGATATAAAAGTAGTGATGACTAGGGATTCTGATCGAGATTTCAGCAGTGCTAGTGCAAGTGCCGATCTCATTGCCCGAATGAAAGTAGCAAATGCCGCTGTTACAAACAATAATGATAACAGTCTATTTGTTTCAATCCATTCTAACGCGAGTCCAAGCAGTCCTTACGTCAAAGGAGTAGAGACCTATTATTATGATGGGTACAACCACTTACAGCCTGATTATCCGCCTGACCCAATTCAAATGAACTATTATTCTGAGAGTAAAAGATTAGCAGAAACGGTTCATCCAACGGTGATCAGCTATTTAGGAGCGATTAATCGCGGGATTGGAAATGATCAAAGTTTTTATGTAATTCGAAATGCACAAATGCCGGCAATTCTTATTGAAATGGGGTATATGACCAATCGCGATGAGGAAGCATTATTAAAATCTGCTGCCTACCAGCAAAGAGTCGCCCAGGCGATTGCTGATTCTGTGACAGCATTCTATAAGGTGTTTGAAGTGCACGATGAGAATGGCAAAATAATTAAAACTTTTAAGACCGAGCAAGAAGCTGTAAATTATGCAAATCAACTTGGTACAACGGTGAGTGTTTTTGATAAGGATAAACAAACCTATACCTATTTGAATAGTAAATTTGAAGTTTACCATCGTACAAATGGTCTTTTAAAGGCACTGCCAACTGAAGCAGCGGCTATTGACTATGCTGAACACTGGAGAAATACACGTATTGTATCGATGGATACAAATAGGACTGTTTGGTCAAACTATCTTGATAAAAAGTATGATGTCTATGTAAATAATCAAGTCAGTGGAAGCTTCTATGATTATGATTCGGCGTTAGCTTATAGCGAAGGAAAAGCAAACATCAAAATTGTCAATAATAAAACCAATGATGTTCTATGGACCAATATTCCTGGCGTTGCAGTTACACGGGATGTGACTGTATCAAGTCTTTCCGGACAAACTCGTTTTGAGACAGCGATTAAAGTTTCAAATGAACTCTATCCAAATGGATTCGCCGAGGATAAACAGCAAAAGACAGTCATCCTGGCAACCGGATATCAATTTGCAGATGCTTTGTCTGCCGGGCCATTATCAAATTACTATGAAAAAGCACCAATTCTATTAACGCATGCTACAGTATTGGATGAAGCAGTTAAACAGGAAATTAGCAGACTTGGTGCAACCAAAGTAGTGATCGTCGGCGGGCAGGATGCTATCGCGAAAACGATTGAAGATACTTTAGTGAGTATGCAGCTTGGGGTAGAAAGAATTTCCGGTGCAACCCGCTATGAAACTAACCTCAATATCTTACAAAAAATTGGCAATGTGAATGGGCTTTTTGTAGTATATGGCCGAAATTTCCCGGATGCCTTGACAGTAGCACCAATTGCAGCCAATAAAAATTGGGGCATTATGTTAGTACAAGAGGGTAACGTAACACCATCGCGATCCTTAAATTTAAATAGCAAGAATGTTGTTATTGCAGGAGGAACTGACGCCATTTCTGAAAAGGTTAAACAACAACTTGCATCAGTTTATCCTTCCAGCAGCATCGTCCGATTAGCGGGAGTGGATCGTTATGCAACAAATGCGATCATTAATCTGAATTTTGAAGATAGCTTACGTTCGAATAAAGTAAACTTAACTACTGGAAAAGACTTCCCGGATGCACTGGCATCCGCTCCACTGTCAATAGGCACAGGATCGCCTTTAGTTTTAATTGGTGATTATTTAAACAGAAATGTTGAATCCCAATTGCTGGAATTTGGTAGTGATAATGTAGTTGACCAATTGGAAGTAATTGGTGGAATTGTAAACAATCAATTATCACAATCTGTAAAAAATAGATTAAAATAA
- the murJ gene encoding lipid II flippase MurJ, with product MSKLRFSVILFFLSTVLLKFSSMFRDLVISALYGDSYKADAYFASMTIPNAVILFMLTGMKDAFLPSYYSFEKQGKGFSHLTNIVKGTFVFAVIVAIAGTIASPFLVRWLYPEFSKYADGSSIAVWTIALYFISIVLVGVNAVYEGYFDSQRKFSFSTFSQTIVVLTTLVFALQFHRSMGIYSVPFGYFIGTVFSFLLKVVVLSPKKMIDWSQKPEWKEINAFYRIFWPVGVTIAVGQINLTVNMLYASRMGEGVVSNLNYAFRLVTIPQALFGVTIATIIYPFLAKSISTGDKQLFNRGIEKGLTNMFLLIAPSVAGMMILIEPLVRIVYERGAFTELTTSLTSHYALFYMGSVLFYSIQAVVAKGFYTLGEGSYFMRIGLFSIVLNIISNFIFAKWIGPSGLALSASIVGMIYSISTFTTLNKISGGFHLKHLASEYGKILAATAVMSAGLLLLKTIKYFGNSHDWTLLAIVIPLGALLYFTVLRLCKSSTLSELLQNEKLSFVKKK from the coding sequence ATGTCAAAATTACGCTTTTCAGTTATTTTGTTTTTTTTATCTACAGTACTTTTGAAATTTTCAAGTATGTTCCGTGATTTAGTGATATCTGCCTTATATGGGGATTCGTATAAAGCGGATGCATACTTTGCATCCATGACTATCCCCAATGCCGTTATTCTTTTTATGTTAACGGGGATGAAGGATGCCTTTCTCCCCAGCTATTATTCTTTTGAGAAACAAGGGAAGGGTTTTTCCCATTTAACGAATATAGTAAAAGGTACATTTGTATTCGCAGTTATTGTTGCCATTGCGGGAACGATTGCCTCGCCATTCTTAGTGAGATGGTTATATCCTGAATTTAGCAAATATGCAGATGGCTCTAGTATTGCAGTTTGGACAATTGCTTTATATTTCATTTCTATTGTTCTTGTAGGAGTAAATGCGGTATACGAAGGATATTTTGACTCACAACGGAAGTTTTCCTTTTCAACCTTTTCACAAACGATTGTCGTATTAACGACGCTAGTATTTGCCTTACAATTTCATCGCTCCATGGGTATTTATTCTGTTCCATTTGGCTATTTTATCGGGACAGTATTTTCATTTTTACTCAAAGTAGTTGTCCTATCACCTAAGAAAATGATTGACTGGTCCCAGAAACCTGAATGGAAGGAAATAAACGCCTTCTATCGAATCTTTTGGCCGGTTGGTGTGACGATTGCGGTTGGGCAGATCAATTTAACAGTAAATATGCTCTATGCCTCAAGAATGGGGGAAGGAGTGGTCTCGAATCTGAATTATGCATTCAGACTTGTTACGATTCCTCAAGCATTATTTGGTGTAACGATTGCGACCATTATTTATCCTTTTTTGGCTAAATCCATTTCAACTGGGGATAAGCAATTATTTAATCGGGGGATCGAAAAAGGACTTACCAATATGTTCTTGCTCATTGCTCCCTCAGTAGCTGGGATGATGATTCTTATTGAACCGCTTGTTAGGATTGTTTACGAGCGGGGTGCATTTACTGAATTGACGACGTCATTAACAAGCCACTACGCCTTATTTTATATGGGGTCTGTATTGTTTTATAGTATCCAAGCAGTGGTGGCAAAGGGATTTTATACATTAGGGGAGGGCAGCTATTTCATGCGGATTGGCTTGTTTTCCATTGTATTGAACATCATCTCTAATTTTATTTTTGCTAAATGGATTGGCCCTTCCGGACTGGCTTTATCGGCTTCCATTGTTGGAATGATTTATTCCATTTCGACTTTTACTACCTTAAATAAGATTTCAGGGGGCTTTCATCTAAAGCACCTTGCTAGTGAATATGGAAAAATACTTGCGGCTACAGCAGTCATGTCTGCCGGTTTGCTTCTATTAAAGACAATCAAGTATTTTGGAAATAGTCATGATTGGACACTTCTAGCCATCGTGATTCCTTTAGGAGCATTGCTGTATTTCACGGTTTTAAGACTGTGTAAATCCAGTACACTATCAGAATTGTTACAGAATGAAAAGTTATCATTTGTTAAGAAGAAATAG
- a CDS encoding GtrA family protein has protein sequence MIHKLIRHFFKKSFLIYGLVGAFVTIVQIGFLYLFRDYFHISDYISLTTAYIIALILHYFLNKHLTFLIKDKKVFNKMSLRYMFVVILSYGIYVANMFLLNKIVGINFSIALVITLGVNYIVNYFLYENIVFKHEKNI, from the coding sequence ATGATTCACAAATTAATTCGCCATTTCTTTAAAAAGTCATTTCTAATTTATGGATTGGTAGGAGCTTTTGTAACGATTGTGCAAATTGGATTTTTATATTTGTTTCGTGATTACTTTCATATAAGTGATTATATTAGTCTGACCACTGCCTATATTATTGCTTTAATCCTACATTATTTTTTAAATAAGCATTTGACTTTTTTAATAAAAGATAAAAAGGTATTTAACAAGATGTCACTTCGTTATATGTTTGTTGTAATCCTATCTTACGGTATTTATGTTGCGAACATGTTTTTATTAAATAAGATAGTTGGCATAAATTTCTCAATTGCACTGGTAATTACGTTGGGTGTAAATTATATCGTCAATTATTTTCTTTATGAAAATATTGTTTTTAAACATGAAAAAAATATATAA
- a CDS encoding FAD-dependent oxidoreductase codes for MPNQNEYDVVIIGGGFYGCSLALQMKNYFSKVVVLEKETDLMQRASLINQARVHNGYHYPRNIITAYRSFINFPRFIEEFKSCIVNDFTKLYVIANGSKVNAFQFNEMYQGIGAPIEIAEQKYQKLFNKELVEEVFLVKEFAFDAVVLKKIMKQRLEDAGIPVFYNSEVTRVNKHDSTDLIQIELKESEQIQAKFVFNCTYSQINKLLKDSNLPLLPMKEELTEMALIQMPKELEGVGITVMDGPFFSTMPYPSKNLHTLSHVRYTPHFSWIDRESFMDGHNYLSEHKIHSNYLYMLKDAQRFIPAIKEAKYIESIYEIKTVLLQNEEDDGRPILYRKNYGFEGFYNIMGGKIDNIYDILESIQEDRAILTKKEFAGWSGR; via the coding sequence ATGCCTAACCAAAATGAATATGACGTTGTGATAATAGGCGGAGGGTTTTATGGGTGTTCATTGGCTTTACAAATGAAAAATTACTTTTCAAAAGTTGTAGTTCTGGAAAAAGAAACAGATTTAATGCAACGAGCTTCTTTGATTAATCAAGCAAGGGTACATAATGGGTACCATTATCCAAGAAATATTATTACTGCCTACCGTTCATTTATCAATTTTCCCCGGTTCATAGAGGAATTTAAAAGCTGTATAGTAAATGATTTTACTAAGTTGTATGTGATTGCTAACGGATCAAAAGTGAATGCCTTTCAATTTAATGAGATGTATCAGGGAATAGGTGCACCAATTGAGATAGCCGAACAAAAGTACCAGAAATTATTTAATAAAGAATTAGTTGAAGAGGTATTTTTAGTAAAGGAATTTGCGTTTGACGCTGTCGTTTTGAAAAAAATTATGAAGCAAAGATTGGAAGATGCGGGGATTCCTGTTTTTTATAACTCCGAGGTTACTCGAGTGAATAAGCATGATTCAACTGACCTCATCCAGATAGAATTGAAAGAGAGTGAACAAATCCAAGCAAAATTCGTATTTAATTGCACGTACTCACAAATTAATAAGTTACTAAAGGATTCTAATCTTCCATTACTTCCAATGAAAGAAGAACTAACTGAAATGGCATTAATTCAGATGCCTAAGGAATTAGAAGGTGTTGGTATTACTGTAATGGATGGCCCTTTTTTTTCGACGATGCCATATCCATCTAAAAATTTACACACACTTAGCCATGTACGTTATACGCCACACTTTAGTTGGATTGATCGAGAGTCTTTTATGGATGGACATAATTATTTGAGTGAGCATAAAATTCATTCAAATTATTTATATATGTTAAAAGATGCACAGCGTTTTATTCCTGCTATAAAAGAAGCTAAATATATAGAATCCATTTATGAAATTAAAACAGTTTTATTACAGAATGAAGAGGATGACGGTCGGCCAATCTTGTATAGAAAAAACTATGGTTTTGAAGGTTTTTATAATATCATGGGTGGGAAAATTGATAATATATACGATATTTTAGAAAGTATTCAAGAAGATCGTGCAATATTAACTAAGAAGGAATTTGCAGGGTGGAGCGGGAGATGA